A section of the Camelus dromedarius isolate mCamDro1 chromosome 14, mCamDro1.pat, whole genome shotgun sequence genome encodes:
- the LOC105092849 gene encoding cytochrome P450 2J2 isoform X2: MFVKKYGNVLRLEFGDLSSVVITGLPLIKEVLVHQGENFVNRPKAPFTERLFMNKGLIMSNGQEWKEQRRFALMTLRNFGLGKKSLEERIQEEARYLTQAVGEEAGQPFDPNLKIKNAVSNIICSITFGERFDYQDDQFQELLRLLDEFMSLQTSICCQLYDVFPRIMNILPGPHQRIFSNWEKLKMFIAHVIENHKRDWNPAEARDFIDAYLQEIEKHRGNATASFNEENLIHSTLDLFFAGTETTSTTLRWGLLYMALYPEIQEKVQAEIDRVLGQWQQPSTTARESMPYTNAVIHEVQRMGDIVPLNVPREVTVDTTLAGYHLPKGIMVLSNLTALHTDPTVWATPDTFNPEHFLENGQFKKREAFLPFSAGKRVCLGEQLARSELFIFFTSLVQKFTFRPPDNEKLSLKFKTGLTISPVTYRICAVPRE; encoded by the exons TTCGTGAAGAAGTATGGGAATGTTCTTAGGCTGGAATTTGGTGATTTGTCTTCGGTTGTCATAACTGGATTGCCCTTAATCAAAGAAGTCCTTGTCCACCAGGGCGAAAACTTTGTGAACCGCCCCAAAGCCCCTTTCACAGAACGTCTCTTTATGAACAAAG gattgatcatgtccaATGGCCAGGAATGGAAGGAGCAAAGAAGGTTTGCCCTGATGACACTGAGGAACTTTGGTTTAGGAAAGAAGAGCTTAGAGGAACGCATTCAGGAAGAGGCCCGCTACCTCACCCAGGCAGTAGGAGAGGAGGCTG gaCAGCCTTTCGACCCAAACTTGAAAATCAAGAATGCGGTATCCAATATTATCTGCTCCATCACATTTGGGGAGCGTTTTGACTACCAGGATGATCAGTTCCAGGAGTTGCTGAGGCTGTTGGACGAGTTCATGAGTCTGCAGACATCAATATGCTGCCAG cTCTATGATGTCTTTCCACGGATAATGAACATTCTCCCTGGACCCCACCAAAGGATCTTTAGTAACTGGGAGAAACTGAAAATGTTCATTGCCCATGTGATTGAAAACCACAAGAGAGACTGGAATCCTGCTGAAGCAAGAGACTTCATTGATGCTTACCTCCAGGAAATAGAGAAG CATAGAGGCAACGCTACTGCAAGTTTCAATGAAGAAAACCTCATCCACAGCACCCTGGACCTCTTCTTCGCTGGAACGGAGACAACTTCGACGACGCTGCGCTGGGGTCTGCTCTACATGGCCCTGTACCCCGAAATCCAAG aaaaAGTTCAGGCTGAGATCGACAGGGTACTTGGCCAATGGCAGCAGCCGAGCACAACAGCTCGAGAGTCCATGCCCTACACCAACGCTGTCATTCACGAGGTGCAGAGAATGGGAGACATTGTCCCCCTGAACGTGCCCAGGGAGGTGACAGTGGACACCACGCTGGCTGGATACCACCTGCCCAAG GGAATCATGGTCCTGAGCAACCTGACTGCACTGCACACGGACCCCACAGTGTGGGCCACCCCAGACACGTTCAATCCGGAGCACTTTCTGGAGAATGGACAGTTTAAGAAAAGGGAAGCTTTTCTGCCTTTCTCAGCAG GAAAGCGGGTGTGCCTTGGAGAGCAGTTGGCCAGGTCTGAGTTGTTCATCTTTTTTACTTCTCTTGTGCAAAAATTCACCTTCAGGCCTCCAGACAATGAGAAGCTGAGCCTGAAGTTCAAAACAGGCCTGACCATCTCCCCAGTCACCTACCGCATCTGTGCTGTTCCTCGGGAGTGA